DNA from Streptomyces luteogriseus:
GAGAACGAACTCGACTTCTTCGACTGCGAGGACCGGACCGGCTACCTCACCGCCCTGCGCGACCAGGCCGTCCGGCACGGCATCACCGTGCCGCTCATCGCCTGCTCCGGACAGGGCGACCTCGAAGGCGCCACCGGCGACGTCCCCGGTGTCGTACCGGCGTGCAACTTCTACCCGGACGACGACTCCCCGCACATCGAACCCGAAGTGCGGCGCTACGCCGAGCTGCTGGCGGAGCGCGACCTGCCCCTGCTGATCACCGAGACCAACCGCCGCCACCGCACCCTGCGCCGCCTCCTGGCCAGCGGCGCCTCGCTGATCGCCCCCTACCTCCAGTCCTCCGGCTGGAACTTCGGATACACCCCGTCCGCGGGGAACTGGGGCAGGCCCGGCAACCTCATGAGCCATGGCTATGACTTCGGCGGCTACGTCTCCTCCACCGGCACCGAACGTCCCGAGTACGCCGAGGCCCAGATCCTCGCCCGCGTCATCGACACCCTGGGACCGCGCCTGGCGCTCTCCGTCCCGACCGTCCCGCACACGCCGGTCACCACCGACTTCCCGACCAGTTCGTCACCGTCGGCCCTACGACTCGACGGGGGCGGCCTGCTCCTCGCCGTACCGCATCTCGGGACGGGGACGGGGACGGGGACGGCGGTTGTGAACGGGGTGCCGGTCGCCGTGGCGGCGGACTCGTGCCCGTTGATGCCGGTGGACGTGCCCTTGGGGCCGTGGGGTCACGAAGGGACACTCACGCTGGCGTCCGCGGACCTGGTGGCGGCGGGGGAGGGCGTGCTGGTGTTCTCCTCCGAGGTACCGGTCACCGTCGTCGTCGGGGACACCGGGGTCGAGATACCGGCGCCGGAGGCCGGAACGCCGCAGCGGGCGACCGCCGCAGGGCTGACCCTCGTAGCGCTGGCCCCGGCAGACGCCGTACGCCTGCGCTCCACGGACCGAGACGGCTCCGTGCGTCTCCACGAGCCGTCGCCCGCGCGGCAGGCGTCGGCGCCCGTGGCGGTGCGGCGCGCCCGGCGCCGAGCGGACACCGCTCCCGAGCGGGCGGCGGGCCGGCACGAGCTGCCTCCGACGCTGGAGTCGCTCGGTGTGTACCGGGGCCGCGGGACCTACCGCACCACGGCGGATCTCACGGGCGTCGACGAACTGCTGCTCGTCGGGGCGTCGGACATCGTCGACCTGACGATCGCCGGCCGGGCGCGACCGACGATCGCAGGGTTCGGGGCCACCCGGCGGATCGACGTCCGGGAAGCGACCGGACCCGTCGACGTCGAGGCCGTCGTGGAGATCTGGGGACACGCGAACTTCGACGACGCGCGCCTGCCCGCCCTCCGCCTCGGCGCGCTGCGCGGGCTCGGCACGCTGTGGAAGGTCCGCGAGACGGCGGACGTGTCGGCGCTGTGGGAGGTGCACGGCCACTGGGCGGGACGGCCGGCACCCCTGCGCGAGCTGGGCGGCTGGAGCAGCACCCGCGTCGGGCTCCCCGTCACCTACACCCGCGAGATCCGGACGTCCACGGCGGCGGCCCTGCACCTCAAGGGGGTGGTCGAGCCGATGCGGGTCAGTGTGGGCGGAGGCGGGCCGCACACCGCGGACACCGTCCACGAGCCGCACACTGTTGACACTGTCCACGCCGAGGATCCGTGGGTCCCGCTACCCGCGGGCACCCACCGCATCTCGGTCACGCTGCCGCACCACCCCAGCGGCGGCGGCCTCCGTGCCGAACTGCTCGCCCTGGATCCGGTGACCGACTGGACGTGCTCCGCACAGGACGACGACCTGCTGACCGGCTTCGCCACCGAAGCCGCACCCGGGCAGGAGGAGGTCCTGCTGCCGCTGGCCCTCGCACCGGGGGAGGAGGCATGGCTCGACGTCGACCTGCCGCCATCCCACGACGGCCTCCTCCTGCGCCCGGACGGCACACAGATCCGGGTGACCGGATGGGCAGGCGGGGAGTGCGTGGGCCGGGTCTGGGC
Protein-coding regions in this window:
- a CDS encoding beta-galactosidase, whose translation is MSHPTTTLGQDTTPDQGIALDARGIRFEGGPRLVLCASLFYFRLPREQWRARLAQVRASGYTCVDVYLPWNFHETAPGRWSFEGRRDVAAFLDLAQEEGLYVIARPGPYICSEWDGGALPAWLGLDPQLRVRQHEPRFLDRVTAWFDQALPLLAERQYPANGPVIMVQLENELDFFDCEDRTGYLTALRDQAVRHGITVPLIACSGQGDLEGATGDVPGVVPACNFYPDDDSPHIEPEVRRYAELLAERDLPLLITETNRRHRTLRRLLASGASLIAPYLQSSGWNFGYTPSAGNWGRPGNLMSHGYDFGGYVSSTGTERPEYAEAQILARVIDTLGPRLALSVPTVPHTPVTTDFPTSSSPSALRLDGGGLLLAVPHLGTGTGTGTAVVNGVPVAVAADSCPLMPVDVPLGPWGHEGTLTLASADLVAAGEGVLVFSSEVPVTVVVGDTGVEIPAPEAGTPQRATAAGLTLVALAPADAVRLRSTDRDGSVRLHEPSPARQASAPVAVRRARRRADTAPERAAGRHELPPTLESLGVYRGRGTYRTTADLTGVDELLLVGASDIVDLTIAGRARPTIAGFGATRRIDVREATGPVDVEAVVEIWGHANFDDARLPALRLGALRGLGTLWKVRETADVSALWEVHGHWAGRPAPLRELGGWSSTRVGLPVTYTREIRTSTAAALHLKGVVEPMRVSVGGGGPHTADTVHEPHTVDTVHAEDPWVPLPAGTHRISVTLPHHPSGGGLRAELLALDPVTDWTCSAQDDDLLTGFATEAAPGQEEVLLPLALAPGEEAWLDVDLPPSHDGLLLRPDGTQIRVTGWAGGECVGRVWAGDRPDFSGGDANVLWIPPGWSGLTLLVRGAAGHEVPELRVLRLESSD